Part of the Lytechinus variegatus isolate NC3 chromosome 16, Lvar_3.0, whole genome shotgun sequence genome, CCTGGGACCCGTTGCACAAAACGTTTGCCATAAAAACTGGCTAGTAaacaaaaactctggcaaacaaaattatgccattgaaaaCTACACATTAAAAACTCTGGCTAACGAGATTATGCcattgtaaattacacattatggcaaaagttttatgtaCGGGTCTCTGGTAGAATTTATTCCGTTGCcttggaagcgggggtgctAAAATACACCTTAGAgagtgctgcgtgtattattctccatagtcagcaccccctggaattctggtaggtgttaAAAAATGGAGGAATGTAACCAAAAACGACCTCTATTTTGTAgggaacctttttttttttgcttgccaaatttACATGAGCACTCcgtattaaaaacaaaattgttccAAGGGCCCTTGATTTATTCCTTGCGCTTAAGCATGGTTAAGCGCCGATACCGAACTTCAggggtaataatgatacaaagtatcaaagcgcagttcaGTATTATGCAGATGAAAAATGCGCTGTGTATAAATGTTTACCGAGGTTTTTTACccgactgctaagaaagcacgaatgcctgtgagcaagcaaccaggggaccgacggcttaaggtcctctccgagggacctggtaatgaggataaatgccttatataccaaagggcactatagcgcaccacttgggaatcgaacccgggtcactggaatccgaaaccccccctctaccgactgagctatcgcgcctctaCGTTTggacataattatcattattattattgttgttatcatgttAGTCTTTGATTAATTTATAAGATTTTATCCAGGTCTCGACTTATCAAGGCTGCctattatttaatttatttacattattattattattattattgtgttaGTCTTTGATTAATTTACGGGGTTTTATCGAGGTCTCGACTTATCTTGTCCGCCTATTATGTCATTTATTTACAGATGGATAACACTCTGTCAAGGGAAGCAGCTGCAACATTTAATTCCTTGTTGGATTGTGGAAAAAACACAGAGGAATTAAAAGAGAGCTACAACAATCTAGCATCTGCTTATGATAGGGTATATGACCTACATAGTACTCTTCGATTatgttattttgagaaaaaaaagaatttgtaaTCCCTGCTATCCTATTTTAGGGCAATGCTTTAAATGTAGGAATTAAAGCATGTAAAGAGGAATTGCTTTCTGAAAATGCCAACACTTTGCTTTTCATAGAATAGCCctgtgtcattattttttttcatacggGTAAAATCATGTCTATAATAGAAGTAGAAGTaatagcagtagcagcagcagcagtattagtagtatttgttgttgtagtagtactCGTAGTAGTATGCTGAATCTGATAGGATCGGTTCCCAAGGTAATTTCTCATGTTTTAactacctaatttgcataaacaaaatggctgccaaaatgacaattcagaatattatttCTACAATGTTCTTTAATTATATTCGCTTTCACAGACATTAATACTGCAAAATTGTGTATACATACGTGTACCTTTCGggaaaagttgttatttttgtttccggctaattaattatgcacatttattcatattttggattattatgccttaatttgataatttcagctCCAATGTTTACATTTTTGGTACAATTAGCGTTTGTATCATTATAAATAATTGTGCGGCCCTTAGAATATGATATCACAGTGaatattaatgtattttattgtttttgattttattatgcatttctttgtattttgtacctTTTGTTTCGTGAATGTTTTGTTATGGGATCTGTCAAAGTATTGATTATCAATGGCAGAAAACAATTAGTTTCAATGATTTTTACATGTTTGTATTCGTATATATCCATGGGCATGAACAGATGCACCGACTCCCACACTCACATCTGCATACAAAGGTAAATTCCTGCAGGGAGGGCCTTCCCATCTAAAAGCACACTGGTGGTGATCCaacgaatttcatgaatttaccTGTATTCACGGGAATGTCACTATTAATTGCttttgattattaattttttttaattatatcaatcaattcatttatatttacaattttgatgatggattattaaatttgaatcatgataGTACTGTAATTCTCAACTCTTAATAGTCAATCAGTCGCATTTAATATCCTTTGGAGTAGTTATGTTCCCCGTCCAACAGAATCTGATcacgcatacatgtacatgtatatgacttaTCATGCATGCTAAAGGTAAAGATCCTTCTACGCCCTTATTGTCGCACTTGCATTGGTTGCATGTACAAAAGAGAATCGTTTTCAAgataatagaaatatttcataaaacattagTTAGTAAGTCCCCATTGTACCTGTATTATCTGATTACTGAATATGTCCAACAAAGAAATCTCCACTCTTCTCGCCAGAATTTTCTAACTGTACCAACGTAACATGTTCGTTTGGTGATCGTGCCTTTCAGTTAGCAGCACCTGTACTGTGGAATAAACTGCATAATAATCTAAGGACCATCATATGTACTTCCACCTTtctcaaatctttaaaaaccTACTTGTTCTCATGTTAGATTATTTTGTTTAGGAGCGATAATTATGTTACACTGTTTTGTTAATCTTTCATttagtatttatgtattttattctataagTATACCAGTATTAGACTTAATTACCTCttttgtaaagcgcatagagattctgtagaatattatgcgctatataagcatctattattattattatcattgttattttatattgtgtgtttttcttcagcaaaatgaagtgaaacaGTTTGCTGAAAATGAGATATCTTGtcccaattttgaaaaaaaattctcataaCTGAACCCATCATATAACGTCTCAGTTTGCCTATCAATTAGACCgttttcaatgttttaaaaGGCAGACTGTGGTGTTCTAAAGTTCCACAACGAATAAGTCACTGCATGTCATTTTAGTAACAAATTTTGATAACTGGACTTCATTACTGATTACATGTGCATCTCCATATATCTTTTCCAATGCAGTACTGCATTTGTCCTATCAAGGATTGCCGCTTCATCCAACTTAGATGCATCCAGCTTCCCCCAGCTTGATATACATACACCTTTACCTTCGGGGTGTTGAATGATCAATGTCAGTTATCATCGAGCAGGTGTTCCATTGGATGGCTTGATTGATAGGGCAGCGTCATATTATAAAAGTGATCACTAATtgttgaaatcaaatcaatttagtTCAGGTATTCTTCAGAGGCAGTTCGTATCGAAGTCATCGTGTTTGTTTTCTTGAGATATGCCCGATTCTCATGTCACAGATCCTTAGAGAAACCTAAACTTTTTTCTTGACAGAGAATCTGCTATCTGACCAGATCTTGTTTCAAGTGTTAAAATGCTCGGAGTGCACCTTTCAATACCGCAGTGGATTGTATAATGTCCCCTTGGCCATTTATCGAACTTCTAATATTCCCACatcttcatatcttcataagatagaCTATTCCTAATTGATAACGAAGATATCTTTCAGAGGATGCTGGGTTCCTGACATGTTTGGTGTTCCTGGAGgtcaggggttctcaaactttttctttgaagggcaagatgagactccaagtaaacctgaaagggccagggtgaagtggatacttagaaaaaaaaatgcgcgCGAAGCGCAAAGACCCTTGTGGTCGGGGTCCTAGGTGCTCTCTTGTGCAACCTGGCCCTTATTCTAGGAGTACGCTATTTAATCCAACAAATGTATAACAGTATCATATGGAACGCaggcaaaattaaaaaagatttcaaaatacagctaGAGTCAATATTAATACCAAAATTGTATTATACCAAGGATATCAGTCACGTATAGTCACGTAGTCACTTTCAATTTGGGAAAAGTGACAGTCTGTCAGCAACAATTAAGTTGCTTGAACCTTGGCACAAAAGGTGTAATTGCCAGACGGAGGCACTGGTGCAAAATGTTCACTGGTCAAGCAGGGGCCGCCgaaggggggaggggcttcagccccccccccattttttccaaaccatgtcaaaaaacgtaaaaatgaccattatgactggcacaTGGTAAAAACAGCGCTGGTCATCTAATAAGAAAGTAGATCGAACAGACAGAAAAGACTTTATTAAACTAAgtcaaatttatttgaaatttgacTGCCATGTTATCATATtgagctatgtttcatattgtgacttTAGTGATTAAAAAACCCAGCAGAGTTTCGCGGGCCGGATTGAGAAGCTCCGCGGTccgtagtttgagaacccctgctgTAGGTTATTATTAATCCACTTCTTTTGATCGGTATTAAACCCAACAGCATCCAATAGCTTGACCAGTTCTGATAGGCTGCATGCGAGTCTGAGATATCACTATCAAAGTCTAGGTCGAGAATTTCGTCGATTGTAGAGCCAGGAGATCTCTTTCTATGAAGAAAGAAGTTGCCTAAGTTATTTTTGACTTGTCAACCGGTTTTGATACCACTGAACATGTCATTCTTCTTGGGAGACTGACAGTCTGTTTTGGAATTGATGATTCTGCTCTCCAATGACTTTCCCTTTACCTTGCCAACAGAGCTATATGAAGCTGTATTCATAACTGGCATGCAGTCTCCTGTGACTACCCTTTGCTATGGAGTTCCTTTGGAGTCTGTCATTGGTCCCTTGTTCTTCAAACTGTACATCACTCCTCTTGGCTCTTATGTGGCTTGATGGTCTTGGTATATACTTCTATGCTGACGGCATCCAGCTGTATACCTCACTTTTGATCCAAAAGTTAAAGATACAGAAGTTCGTGCAGCTGCTGTTGCTGGTGCTGCCATTGAGGATTCGATGTTGGATGAAGGTCAACTTCCTGGAGCTTACGACTGAAAGCGAAGTATCTTGATCTGTCATCTCCATATATGCGTAATTATTATCACTACAACTCCAGTATCAATAGGTGAGAAAGCTATATATCTACAGTATGCAAGACTAGATATATTTGCGTAGTCTTTGATAGAACAATGAGCATGAAGAAACACACATCACATTTCTGCCAATCTGCATATTACCAGCTTCACAGAATTGCTGAGATCAGACATTGTCTTACATGAGGTGGTGCggaaaatatcatcagataaCCTCTAGACTGGACTTCTGCAAACTGTCTCCATGCTGGTTTACCTTCATCAGGCACCCCTAGCACTTTTCAACCATAGGACGCAGTGTGAAAATTTGTTCTGCATTGGGCAGTGACTGGGCAGCTGGAAACCTTCTTGTTTtgcccatgtttttttttaccatggagCAAATCTGTGTTCAGCCCcctattttcataatttcctcTTCTGTATTCAGTATCGTTCGGCAATGAATCATCAATGGCAAGGATTGGATAGAAGCTGTGGTTTTAAGTTATTACTTTGATGGTTGACTCAGGGGAAATAAGTAAATCGGTAATGACCAAAAAATTAGTAATTATTCGGTAATACAGACCCTTTGCCTTTATTacaaattgttcttttgttaacTGTCATGATTACCCATTTGATGGAGCCAAATCAAAGATATAATTTTGCGACAAGGATGTTAGAAATGTACTGATACTTATATCCGATTGATAAACTACATTGTTATTGGGTCTGCCATTATCTAATAATAAAGGATATATACGACATTTTAATGTaattatttcaagaaatttaatttcagCATGATTACAGGTTTTCTAATTTCTAAACCCTTCTGTTTTTACGAGTTAATTGAATTTGGTAATTGTCAAGATTATAGGATCAGAATCAATGTGTTTTTTATCGGGCATGTATAATATACCTTGCAAGTATATTACTTTCTATATACAGGTGTGGGTGTGGAAGCATGTGTGTATTTGTTCCTGAGTACAATAACAGTTGTGGCAACAGAAGTTTATCAAAATGATTCAATAATTGAAGCTTAATATTTGTCTGCGATTGATATTAGTTTTTTAAAGATCTCATATCAGACATATACaaagaaaatggcaaaaatacaagaacataaaaaatatcaaagaataatatacaaatagaaATTGActtaaatatcatatttaagAGCCAAACATTTATCATAACGATACAAATGCTTTTTGTACCCAGAATAATCAATTTGTTAGGgggtaattatcaaattatagcacatttttgcaaaatatgcataaatttccataattaattagcagcaaacagaaataacaaattttcctgAATGGTACATTgttatgtatgcaggattttgcagtatccaTATCGGTAAAAGCGAATGTTATTATAAATGAACattgtagaaataagattataattagtcaatttggcagccattttgtttatgcaaattaagtGGCCAAGACATAAAAATTGGTTTGAGGACCggtcttatcagattcagcacattcaaattaggtgaaatgaaccggttcccaacttttaccccaaagtGCTTCTTGAACTCAAATTCTCCCCATATTGGTCTTGTttattgtattgtttgtttttcaattcTTATATAGAATTCCTATGCTAATGGCTGGCTTGGTCCCATTCACACCGCAAGGAAAGTGTTGGAAATTGAGCCTAACATAAAAGCACGAATACTGGATGTTGGCTGCGGGACAGGAATGAATGGTGCTGCGGTATGTATAAAATTAATAATCGACCTCCTTCAGGCTTCATTATGTTATGaggcgcatacattcgtaattccgaagcttcattattccgatggttcgttagtcagaaaactaaatgattaactaaccttatttcgttttcggattaacgaaccttatttcgttttcggattaacgaaccttcggaacttcgaaccttattttgttttcggattatcgaaccttccaAGGCTTCGGAATAtgacgccacaaatgttcggataaacgaacccttttacgttctcgaattaacgaacatcgaggtataggcaatttgcaTGTTTCGGAagtacgaaccttcggaataaagaaccttcggaattacgaagtgtaaccccaAAACAGTTATGTGGTGCCGTGGCTGAGTGGTCTATGGCGCCtagctatacatggaaagtccggggtccgatccccggccgcggcacctatgcctgtgagcaaggcatttaatatGCAATTCTCTTtcatcctgctttcaaataaacggaaatgctatatgcattattgtaACTTGgcgtgcacttgttaaaaaaatgttatcattttCGAGCCCGAAGGCGCATGAACATGTGggctatttttgttttaattttgtatGCCTATAcctttaattttgttcatcATGTGAGGGCAATTTCTGTTCTCATTCCCCTACATTCAACTCAGTTTAATTTGAGTTTATCAGGtctacagtttttttttactttcatgtatttttcctgaaaatttaattttctgggcaatgttatgtgtgatcttGAAGAAGATttgtatgtaactagatggttactgcgaacgccaagcgcgaacagaaaattttatcaattacTGTTCTATATAATCGAAAAGGggcctgttaaggactgcttacagttacccacgaagacggtatgcCACATACTACTTATCCCATAAAGcaatataaatgtaaaataaacatttcaatGTTCATGACTATAGCAGTAGAAGACAtcatagataaaaaaaataaacaacttCATATGTCAGCAGAAAAGGATGTTCACAAATTTCCGCATTATTGTTTCcaaatcataaattaaaatggataaatatgaaaatttatttgcttttgtctttcctcttaaaaaaaataacatatagCTGTGGGAGGCAGGCTATCGCAACCTGTATGGATTTGATATGTCGGAAACGTCATTGAAAGTGGCAAGAGAGAAGAGAGTCtactctcatctttttcttgGAACGATTGGACCTGAAACAAGTCTGGACTATGAAACAGGTATTTATAGAGGATCGCAATTAATAAAatgatgcgaacgcgaagcacgagctgatttttgttttactgttatATCCAAGGAACGTGACATGCTCATTGTCATCACGTAAAAAGGTTGACTATCTTTCCATTCCTCTTCTTTAGCGAAGGCTGACAATCAGATATTCCGATATGAAAAGGGGAATAAGGATAAGAATTCACGAAAAGTACATtattaccctttttagacaggctaaaatttccttaaccccgtactattggtggggctaaatggcaatttagccccacctatagtacggggttaagcttagcccactttcgttttacacagcgtttttgcaaagtgggctaaccccacctatagtacgggattatttggccctgcaaaaaagcagggttatcccaccaattgcggtgctaagagcaatagtacggggttaagatcgcatgtgtaaaacgaaagtgggctaagcttaaccccgtactataggtggggctaaatgtcAATTTGGCcctacctatagtacggggttaaggaaattgtagcgtgtgtaaaaagtgtacgagtgaagcacttgtactacgaatgatcgacaaaaaccactagtccagggttagcgagtttcgtgtgtaaaaagcaagcattccttatccggggttagcaataacaatttggcatgtatgaaatagaaaaaaaaatagtacggggttaaggatagtacggggttagcgatagtccgtggttaagaaaatcctgtgtaaaaagggcatatcagtacattatcatcattataatctaATATGCCAACGGGGGGAGGGTAAAACCCTCTACCCCCTCCCGTAGATCCGTCACCGTGTTTTCTTTTGATTATCCATCTTTTTCTCcctcctttttaaaaatttggtaATCATAAATTGTTAAGTTGAAGACTGTATGTACTATACCACCCAAAGTGGCTCCCACGACCCTACATGGATCATTGGCTACATTATCGTGGTTCTCAATCTCttagaaatataatttgaagaacaaaataaaacactgactttctctctctctctcttcctctctcaagGGTATTTTGATCTGGTCTTTTCCACCGGGTGTTTCATACCCAATCATCTGAATGAGTCTCATATACCGGAGATGATAAGACTGGTGAAAAAGGGTAAGTAAGAGTTGTGAAGGAGTCAGTAGGCCACATCAAGGTCTCTTTATTATCAATTTCTCTCAATTCTCCACACTAATATACTGGAGCAATGTGActtgctctttttttttcttcttcttctccatgttattctattccttttctttgccatttttcctagtatttttcttctctttcttctccccACCTCCTAACTTGGTTAAAagttaaaggttaagtccaccccagtaaaatgttgatttgaataaatagagaaaaatcaaactgtatcgcataacgctgaaaatttcatcaaaatctgatgtagaataagaaatttatggcatttcaaagtttcactcatagttgtgcatatcattgttttgtgaaaatgagtcattttcacaaaacaatgatatgcacaactcggtcatatgcaaatgagacagtcgaagatacccctcactcactatttctattattttctattgtttgaattatgaaatatttcctttttttacagatttgataatataaggaccaacttgactgaaccagtATTAAAGAATGCTAAAGCCATATGCTCATGGAGGAAATATCCactatttcacttgacaataaagagaaaattagaatatttcatatgataaaatacaaaagaaatagtgagtggatgacgtcatcagtctcctcattggcattccgaccaggatgtgaatataactgttttgtaaaattacgCGAAACTTTAAATAGGACACATCCGattataataaaattttcagtgttatgctcctttgatttttttttctgtttattcaaatcaactctttgttggggtggacttgtcccttAATAAAACTCAAGCAAAAACGAATGTTCTGTTTGATACTATCATTCATCACCAT contains:
- the LOC121429490 gene encoding uncharacterized protein LOC121429490; this translates as MNGAALWEAGYRNLYGFDMSETSLKVAREKRVYSHLFLGTIGPETSLDYETGYFDLVFSTGCFIPNHLNESHIPEMIRLVKKGGYLVIVTRKIEFEREEGDLKLKSSLRKMVEDGILKKISHEDVTYKIDKNMPGITLCYRVN